From the Stigmatella erecta genome, one window contains:
- a CDS encoding stage II sporulation protein M: protein MDVAEFIEARRPRWEKLESLLDKAETGGLRELSLEEARSLGKLYRAVSSDLLWVRARSGSAEVNAYLNDLVGRAYALTYPGKRPRLADVWAFVSRGFPALLRREWRMYLASVLLLVAGAGFGYLGMVMDPDAAHYLVPADHLKIDPSERAAQEANGPGMSVEQQATFSSYLFTHNIQVAFLAFALGITVGIGTALMLFVNGLLLGALAQVYAAKGLAGWFWAWILPHGIPEISAICIAGAAGLVIARGMAAPRGLPRGVALRQEAVTAVKLLFGTLVLFVLAGLIEGTVSQIHPPRLPVAFKISFALAVGTGVYAYLCSDFLRAWRGDAAPAP from the coding sequence ATGGACGTGGCGGAGTTCATCGAGGCGCGGCGCCCCCGCTGGGAGAAGCTGGAGTCGCTGCTCGACAAGGCGGAGACCGGGGGCCTGCGGGAGCTGAGCCTGGAGGAGGCGCGCTCGCTTGGGAAGCTGTACCGGGCCGTCTCCAGTGACTTGCTGTGGGTGCGGGCCCGCAGCGGCTCGGCCGAGGTGAACGCCTACCTCAATGACTTGGTGGGCCGCGCCTACGCGCTCACCTACCCGGGCAAGCGCCCCCGCCTCGCGGACGTGTGGGCGTTCGTCTCGCGCGGCTTCCCGGCGCTGCTGCGGCGCGAGTGGCGCATGTACCTGGCCTCGGTGCTGCTGCTGGTGGCGGGGGCGGGCTTTGGCTACCTGGGCATGGTGATGGACCCGGACGCGGCGCACTACCTCGTGCCGGCGGACCACCTGAAGATCGATCCTTCCGAGCGCGCCGCGCAGGAGGCCAACGGGCCGGGCATGTCGGTGGAGCAGCAGGCGACGTTCTCCTCCTATCTGTTCACCCACAACATCCAGGTGGCGTTCCTGGCCTTCGCGCTGGGCATCACCGTGGGGATTGGCACCGCGCTGATGCTCTTCGTGAATGGCCTGCTGCTCGGGGCGCTCGCGCAGGTGTACGCCGCCAAGGGGCTCGCGGGCTGGTTCTGGGCGTGGATCCTCCCGCACGGCATTCCGGAGATCTCCGCCATCTGCATCGCCGGCGCCGCGGGGCTCGTCATCGCCCGGGGGATGGCGGCGCCCCGGGGGCTGCCCCGGGGCGTGGCGCTGCGCCAGGAGGCCGTGACGGCGGTGAAGCTGCTGTTCGGCACGCTGGTGCTCTTCGTGCTCGCGGGGCTCATCGAGGGCACCGTGTCGCAGATCCACCCGCCCCGGTTGCCGGTGGCCTTCAAGATCTCCTTCGCCCTGGCGGTGGGCACGGGCGTCTACGCCTACCTGTGCTCGGATTTCCTCCGGGCCTGGCGGGGAGACGCGGCCCCGGCGCCATGA